In the Triticum aestivum cultivar Chinese Spring chromosome 2B, IWGSC CS RefSeq v2.1, whole genome shotgun sequence genome, GTGCATGGATGGTTGGCATTGGGACATGATTTGACCCGGGCGTCAGCGTCGTGTTGCCGGCGTGGGGCTCGTGGCTGCCATGATTTGACCAGGGCCATAGCATTGGTCACACAAACACACATCTCGCACACCACACACGTACTCTCTCTCGTACACACACACATCACGCACCCACATGTACTCTATCCATTTTCCTTTCTCTCTCCACCTGCAGGCATGGTCGTGTTGAGCCATATGCATGGTGCCTACTGGAGTTCGAGGTGCTGCCGCCTGCGGGCTGGACCGGCCGGAGCCCGGAGGAGGCTATTCGTACCCTGCCGCCAAAGGCTTTGGTTGTGGGGTATTTTTCATGTCGGGCGCTGTCAAGTTCTACGGTTGTTTACTTGTTGCTCTTAGCAGTAGGCAATGAAATCCTACCGTCAAAGACTACGTCGGTATGAACTTCTTTTGAACCACGGTCAGACCGTGCCAAACGTTGGCCaaagggtcaaaacagtgaattcgcCCCTAGCACTTACGTCTTGGACCATGGCTGTTGCTCTGCTTAGGACAGAGACTCTCCGCCATGCGGCGTGCCCAGCTGGGGACCGGGAAGAAAATTTAAGattcttgatttttttttctaCTTTTCTTATTGTCCACTTTGAATTGCTTTGTACGAGTAGTACTTCCTCCATCCTATAATAAGTTTTTCTAGTACTTCtttcgtcccataatgtaagacgtttttttagcATCAAAAAACGTAGTGAGTATTTTGTAGTTAATTGTATAGACGCTTACTTTAAGATTGAGGGAGTCATATATAAAAAGACTAATGCATGCATTCACTTCTGTCGGTTGCCAGACAGCGGAGGCTGGCTCTTCTACCTCAGGGGTGGCGGTGGCGGGAACTCGGGCTGGACGAAGTGAGCGGGCTTTTAGGCCCGCTCGTGGCCCGTTCTGGACCGGACCGATCGGTCCTGGCTCGTTGAAAGAATTGGCCGGTCTGGTTACCAAATATCAGCCCGAAATTTTCTCGGTCCGGTCCAGTCTTTGACCGGTCCGACCGAGCAGACCGAAGGCGCACCTTGTTCCTCGTCGCCGCAACCACCGGCGACCTCCCGGCCGTGCCCCGCCTCCCCGCTGATGACCGGCCTCAAGTATAATTCAGTGAATTGACATAGGGACAGGGACAAGAGGTAGAAGAAAACCCATGTCACGCGCTACTTTTTTCCCTGAAAATAGCAAGAACGAAAGAAACGGGATTAGATCCGACAATCACGGCGCCATGCATCCCACGACTAACTCTGCGCTGCCGTTTCCTTCGTTCGCCACTAAAGGCCTATTTGATCCGATATTCACGCGCCGTTTCCTTTTACTCAGTCgaagaaaaaacagaagcaaaCTCCCATATATTATTCTTACGAAATCTATACGTGCCATTTTATGTGGATTGAACTGgtttttttttaacatcagtacagacacaagcgatcatatacacgcacatacactcatccctatgaacgcacacacacataccctactcctatgagcatctccgaaagactgaaccggcatattatcttgagatttacgaagtcaccgtaggcgcctcgtcgtcgacggaaacgtctcctcccactgaatgcgcatctccggaaatcctgaaataaatccaggaataaatgcgagcaccaggatttgaaccgtggtgggctggggataccacaatccctctaaccatccaaccatataGGTTAGTTCGCTTATTTGGATTGAACTTTCCCACGATTTTAGATAACTGCCATCCAATTCAACTACTAGTACGTACGTATACGTACGTACGTAAAGGTTAGTATATACTTCAAAATCGTTCGTTCGAATAGAATAGCACTACTTAAAACAGAAATAACTAGAGAAATATGCTTCGTTCCGATAATTATGGCGCCATCCCACGACTGACTCCACGTCAGACTTGATCCACTAATCACGGCAATGCCCGCATACAGAAAATCGAGGGTTCATGCACGAGCTACATTACTTGCATGCAAGAGAAAAAACTAATAAGAACAGACATGCACAGATTCATGGCTAACAGTCGCGTCCCAGCCGATGCCGGCGCGTCCTATTGCTGCTGGTGTTCATCGTCGCCGATCTCGACAACGGAGTTCTCTGCGCCTCTTCCTGCTCCGTCCAGCACCCCCTGTAGTGCGTGCTCTGCCCTCTTCCGCGGTAATCACGGCCGGTCCTCTCGGTCCAGCCCGGGCTGGAGCGCCACCGGTCCGGTCCCAGGAATCAAGACCGCCAAGCtggtcggtccggtccggtccagTCTGCCGGCGGCTGGTCAAAACAGTGGCTTGGTCAGGGACCGGACCGTGTCCACCATGAGCGGGAACCGAATCCAAGGGGAAGAGCTAAGGCCCCTTGGATGGTCGTCAGGAAGCTTTCCCTGCCGCCCCGTCCGATCCTGCTGCTTCTACCTCACGTGCGCCGAAACCCACAGGCCCAGACGTCCCCCGGATCAGCCTACAGTCTCGTCGAGATGAAGCCTCACCTGCCGGCGAGGCTCCGCCCGCGCGGAGCGGCAATGACGGCTATGACGATGTCATCGACGTACCACATGCTAGAGCCGATGCATTACCTGTACGTGAGGGTCGTCAAGGCGCGCGACGTCCCCACCGTGAAATTCACCGGCGCGCTGGACCCGTACGTGGAGGTCAAGCTCGGCAACTACAAGGGTGTCATTGCCGCACCTGAAGAAGACCCACAACCCGGTGTGGCAGCAGTTCTTCGCCTTCTCCTTCGCCCACCTGCAGTCCAACCAACTGGAGGTCATCGTCAAGGACAAGAACATCCTGCTCGACGACTTTGTCGGCTGTGTGGCCTTCAACATGTCCGACATCCCCGGCCGCCTCCTGCCCGACAGCCCGCTGGCGCCGCAGTGGTACAACCTCTCCGACGTCCACCCACGGCAAGAGGTTTCCatcgtcgtggccacagccgcggCGAGATCATGCTCGCCGTCTGGGTTGGCAACCAGGCCGACGAGGCCTTCCCGGAGGCGTGGCACTCGGAAGCGCACTCGCTGCAGGAGGCGCTCACCAACTTCTACCgcatcaccattctcttctcaagCGCCATCGGCGTTGGGAAGTGGTTCTACGGCATCTGCAATTGGAGGAACCCATTGACAACGATTTTGGTGCACGTGGTGTTCCTGATGTTGGTGTTCTACCCGGAGTAGATCCTGCCCACCAGTCGTGTTCCTGTGCTTGGTCTTGATCGTGGCTTACGTGGAACTAGCAGCCGCACATGGACACGGTGCTGTCGAGCGCGGAGCTCGCGCACCCGGACGAGCTGGACAAGGAGTTCGACAGGTTGCAGCCGCCGCACATGAATAATACAGTTGGGTACTATCACTGTTGTGGTGGTGCAGGGATCTGTCCTACCCAAGGTTCTACGGAAATGATAAATTTTGAACTTTTGGATTTTAAGCATGACCATCCGAACATTTTTTGATGGCAACTATAGTTGACATTAGGTGGCAAGCTTAGGCAATTTTCTGGCAAAAAAATTGACAACGACGCTAATAGCCTGCTATTTTCCGCTATAGCGCTACATTTGGAGTCATTTAGCCCGCTAAGCCACTATACAAAATCATCCTTCTTCATTATTCTTTGTCCTTGTTTCTTACATATATTGTACATTGATGCGAAGCTTGGTTATTGAATTAGGTGACTGGTGCGCGGGTTTTGATGTTCGAACATGTGTATATGTCAATTATATGTGATATATCATATATGATGCCTAATTTTATacttattttttcaattttttgcatTATGTCAAAAAAACACTAAATAGGGCAGAGCTTCGCTACATCTTTTCATACCTTCTGACGAACTGCCGCTAAATAACATAGCCCACTATTTAAAATATTGGTTGTACCCCAATGAGCAGGACGAACAGTTGCCGCATTCTTGACAACCAAACCGGTGGATGTTGTGCGGATGAGGTACGatcgactaagagcatctccacttgCGCCCCCAACAGGGCCCCAGGGCGAGTTTTTtcacgccggcgccgaaaaaatcacccagtcgcgcccccaggacacCGAAATACGCCGGCTCGACCCATATTTTGGCCCGGTGATCTCAGGCCGAACCAAGCGCACCAGGGGCGCTTGGGGGCTCCAACGGAAGGAAAATCCACGCCTGGGCCACCACTGTCAGGCGAAAAAGCATATGTCACTTTCAGATCCCCCCTCCCCCGCACCCCCCGCGCGCACGCCCTTCCGCCGCCCTGCCAATCCCGGTGCTGCCTACCCACCCACCGCCGCCACCGTCGCTAGAaagcacccctcccccccccccaaagagAGGGTTCTCCACGGCAGCCTCCCCCCCGCTCCTGGGCGAGCTTTCCGGCGCTTCGGCCACACAGGGCGGGGAAACCCTAGGATTtggtcttccagatcggacgatggcggcactacggtgtcgtttctctcttgggactATCATTTTGGTGCAGTGCTGGAggacagaggcaggaggtggagatGTCAAGTAATGCCTGACTGACAGGTGCTACGCTGTGTCATGCCtgttcggcaggtgctacgcacgacaaatCTTCTagagacttcaagctgtgtcggcttgTGGTACTTGGCGGCATGGTGCGGCGGTGTACCGGCGGTGACCGCGACATGTTCAGTAGTTTGCGCGCGGGGAGGTGGTGCCGTTGGGCGCCATGTGGCGTCGACGGATGGAcggactggcaaggatgatgcaAGTCTCTTTCCTGAAGATGGGTCATCGGTTCGAGGATAATGAAGGTctctaaaacgtgtgcatgtggtgtacGCTTTAGGTTTGCTCCACCGGTTGTAGGTtccgatacgttatgtggatggatcggcaACGGCACCAAttttagatatggggagtgagagcacttcacattatcgagtttgtaggtgtgagtggtggcttcgggtggcTTGATACATGTTTTTGTGAGACATTttttgaataattaataaagatggctgtatgcatcgattgatgcagagacttggggttttaacctccttttccaataaaaaattaaaaaatctcTACTTCTCTACTTGTTCAGAGAAATGTGTCTGCTATGGAAATGTTGGTTAAGAGTTGTCTTCTACACTTCTATAATACTCCCACCACGCTTCCTTTGTTCAGACATATGTCCATCAAATGCAATTTAGGAAAGACAGATCTGCCAATGTCTAAGACTTCTCATGTTTTGCTCCTAGCCTTTTTTTTTGCATGCTTGCATAGTTTCATCAAGCATTCCTTGGTACCACAAAAAGAGACTCAAAATCATGGTTGCTGCACAACTCAAATTTTCATCAGTTGATCTCCCTTGAGAccatttattttctgttttgtttgGCCAGCACAATTTGTTTGCAATAGATGCAAGGTTTTTTTTACACACGCAGCACTGGTAACTAACTGTACATACAACTTATACAATCTCAAAGCAAGCCGGAGCAGTTTCTGTTGTtccaatctactccctccgttccataatataagaacgttttttacactagtgtagtgttaaaaacattcttatattttcggacagagggagtataaaacaaCAAAACATGAAGTACGTGCTATCTGGAGTTGTCCTGAAAAGAAGATATAATTCCAGCTGTCAGTACGATGACAGAGATGACAAGGCTGAACTTATTTCTACATATATTTAGTAGTTCCGATGCAATATACCCGCGTATCTGTTGTGGAGGAATCGTCTAAGATCCTTGCTTCAGATTTCTCGTTTGAGTAACTACCAAACAAGAAGACACAGTTTAGTAATCTTGCATGCATAATGAAGTTTGGTAGCATGAGTAATTTTGTGAAATCAAATATGAAAGCAGGATCAGGCTTACGTTGACAAGATGGTGACCCAGATTATCTCGACACAGTCGACCCAGAGAAGTCTATGTTCGACAGGAACCACACCATATGTAATTAAGTGTGCAAATGGCCACAGCTTCCATCCTGCCTGCAATTACAATTTAGATAGATCAACACTTTCAGCTTTGTAACAATGAGTAGCAAGATAAATAAAATGGGCAAAAGGTAATATACAATACTCTTATATTGCAGCACAAGTAATCTTATCAATCACATTTCAGTTTGTTTCCATTTTCACTCATCCACCTCCCCCAAATTCTTTCACAATGGTGTATCAGATCAGATGTATGTGCACCTTATTCAGTTAATTTACACCCGTTAACACACACATGTAGTTTCTAGTGTACCTAAAAGGCCTGAAGACAATACTAGGTGTCAATAAATGTAGAATGAAGAGGCAAAATGCATCTCACCGCTGTATTAATTTGCTCTACTATAAGCTCTACATTTTCTAACCGAATAACCGGTAGTATACCATGAACCTAACATACAGTCCCAGTGTCCAAAGATACTTAGTTTGGCATGCACAACCACATAGGCATAAATAATTCACAATTCAAAGGATGACCGATGCTTACAGTAAGCATGGGGAAGAAGGTGGACTTGAGCTCGCTGAATATGGTGGACGGAGATTCCCACCGAAGGAATCCCAAGGCGACGAAGTAGATGGTGTTCCACAGCCCAGACCAAGCTGTCTGATCAAATGCAGCCTTGACAGGTACAGCCCACCAATCCTTGCACGGAAACACCGACTGATGCAAGAAAGTGGATGCGTTCATGTCTGTCAGTTGCCTCATCAACATCAGATAAACTTGTACGGGTGAGCTAAGTATGTATGACCACAATGGGGTAATACCTCGCAGAAATTGTAGTAGTAGTGCGAAAGGGATCCCTGAAGGGCGAACCCTATGAGGCCAGACCGGAACATGCGAGCACGGTCAAACTCGAAGATGGGCTTCCCTTCGTAACACTGTAATAAGCAGGCCGGGGCAACACAAACAACAAGAACATAGTTAGCTATTGCAGCAGCAGAAAGGGGATGTAAAACAGTGAGAGTGAGCGAGGAGGAATTGGACTGGCATGCACCTGGGCTATCCAGTCGCCGAGGGAATAGACGATGCCACTGATCATCATCTTGACAAGAACCGGGTTGGCCTTGAGGGCCTCCTCGTACGCCGACCAGTTGTGCTGTGGCATGTACCGCAGGATCTCCAAGATTGTCCACCCCTGCACCGAATCCAAGCAAGAAAACAAATGTTAATCATCACGATCGAACCCCCAAAATCGAGATTATGGCTAGTTATTAGTTTATTACTcgctccatcccataatgtaagatgttctTTTATACTACACTAGTGCCAAAAAAAATGTGTTACattatgggactgagggagtagCTGTTAAAAGAAGAGGCAAGTTTGGCTGGTACCAATCGAGGAGGTCCTTACATGCCAGTAGTCGTGGTCGACGGTGAGGAGCTTGGTGAGCGCGAAGGTGATGGCGCCGAGCACGATGGCCGCGTTGATGCCGCGGTCGAGCATCGGGTGGCCTCCGCTGCCGTCAGGGGCGCCCTGGAAGGCGAGGCCCTCCGGCAGCTCCTCGAGCAGCCCTGCCGGCACCAGCCCGTCCAGCTCGCCGGCCCCGGATCCCGGCAGCACGTCGGACGGCTCCGCCGTGGCACAGGCGCGGCGGAGGCGCCTGGAGCATCCCGCCAGGCGGACGAGAGACAGTGCGCCGGTGGAGGCGGAGAGGGGGTTGCAGGGGAGCCGCCTGCATGCGGGGGAGAAGGCCACGGACGCCGCCATCGCTGCTGCTCTAGCCCCGACGCCaccacacgcgcgcgcgcgctgAGGCTGGTTGGCTCTCAAGAAAAAGACATTGGTGTTTAGCCTTTGCTTCCGACCGATGCTTCTTTTTGCGCGTGGTTTTATCCTGCGGGGCAGGTGTCTGCGACCGCGTCGTGGATCTCTCGCGGCCGCTCCATCCTGTGGAGGAGCGGAGTCGGCAGCATGCTGCGTGCCGGTCCGCGGTAGTCTCATTTCATCCGGGCCAAACCTCTCTCTGCCTCATACGGTGGGCCACTGCACCACGAGGTCCACGACAGGGTATCCGTGGAGAGATGCAGCCCGGTGGAGATTCCACGCCTCCGGTGGCTTCTGTGGCCATTCTCTTCTCCGTCTCATAAATTGACTTTCCCCGTGTTGGAAAACCTACATGACATGTTTTCGTCTTTTTTGTGTGGCCAATATGCTGTGGTCTCAGCGACGCATCACCAGCCAGCGGTTCTTGACCGGTCTCAGATGAGCGGACTTGGCCGGTACACGAATGCGCATGATGGATTTCTCCACACTTTTTGACAACTATGGCAGATCTACCTAGTGGAGT is a window encoding:
- the LOC123042863 gene encoding protein SYM1 — its product is MAASVAFSPACRRLPCNPLSASTGALSLVRLAGCSRRLRRACATAEPSDVLPGSGAGELDGLVPAGLLEELPEGLAFQGAPDGSGGHPMLDRGINAAIVLGAITFALTKLLTVDHDYWHGWTILEILRYMPQHNWSAYEEALKANPVLVKMMISGIVYSLGDWIAQCYEGKPIFEFDRARMFRSGLIGFALQGSLSHYYYNFCESVFPCKDWWAVPVKAAFDQTAWSGLWNTIYFVALGFLRWESPSTIFSELKSTFFPMLTAGWKLWPFAHLITYGVVPVEHRLLWVDCVEIIWVTILSTYSNEKSEARILDDSSTTDTRDNSR